A window from Acidobacteriota bacterium encodes these proteins:
- a CDS encoding alanyl-tRNA editing protein, which translates to MADETEILYDTDAYLREFGARVVAQEGQNIALDRTAFYPGGGGQPCDRGALIHSGQVHAVTEVRRAEGVTWHTILGIPLPIGARVLGHLDWQRRHALMRTHTALHVMSAVVFRDFKKQVTGGDMKPLAGRLDFEFEGLTLDIANEIERRINAEVAAARPVRVAILPREEALAIPDLIRTKVNLLPEGITKIRVVEIVGLDLQADGGTHVAVTSEIGAVTLVGHESKGRVNKRLRIELAPEPGPQPTP; encoded by the coding sequence ATGGCCGACGAGACCGAGATCCTGTACGACACCGACGCCTACCTTCGCGAGTTCGGCGCGCGGGTCGTGGCCCAGGAGGGGCAGAACATCGCCCTGGATCGAACGGCGTTCTATCCCGGAGGCGGCGGCCAGCCGTGCGACCGGGGGGCGCTCATCCACAGCGGGCAGGTCCACGCGGTCACCGAGGTGCGCCGCGCGGAGGGGGTCACGTGGCACACCATCCTCGGGATTCCGCTTCCCATCGGCGCGCGCGTCCTCGGCCATCTCGACTGGCAGCGCCGGCACGCGCTGATGCGCACGCACACCGCGCTCCACGTGATGAGCGCCGTCGTCTTCCGCGATTTCAAGAAGCAGGTCACGGGCGGCGACATGAAGCCGCTCGCGGGCCGGCTCGACTTCGAGTTCGAGGGGCTGACGCTCGACATCGCGAACGAGATCGAGCGCCGGATCAACGCCGAGGTGGCCGCCGCCCGCCCCGTCCGGGTCGCGATCCTGCCGCGCGAGGAGGCGCTCGCGATTCCGGATCTCATCCGCACGAAGGTGAACCTCCTCCCCGAGGGGATCACGAAGATCCGCGTGGTCGAGATCGTCGGGCTCGACCTTCAGGCGGACGGTGGGACGCACGTGGCCGTGACGAGCGAGATCGGAGCCGTCACGCTGGTGGGGCACGAGAGCAAGGGGCGCGTGAACAAGCGGCTCAGGATCGAGCTGGCTCCCGAGCCGGGGCCTCAGCCGACTCCGTGA
- the lysF gene encoding homoaconitase: protein MGKNSAAGQTLLEKITEGYAAGWPADRRVRANDFVTIRPKHVMTHDNTGAVIPKFVSMFDGRPPKVFDPSQPVLAIDHDIQNTTPENLGKYAKIEAFARANGLAFFPPGTGIAHQIMAEECFALPGTFVVGSDSHSNLYGALACAGTPVVRTDAAAIWATGRTWWQVPESVRVTLTGALQPGVVGKDVIIALCGLFKDDDVLNASVEFAGPGVAGLSMDQRMTIANMTTEWGALLGIFPYDAVTRRYLLSRARRFAERGDAAPRMTPALLERMEPGFPAADEDAFYAREATLDLGSVVPHVAGPNEVKVITPLPEIERRKVAVQKAYLLSCVNSRLEDIAAAARVVKGRKIAPTVKMYLAAASADVERQARAQGFWDDLVTAGAIPLPSGCGPCIGLGTGVLEPGEVAISATNRNFKGRMGARDSQAYLASPEVVAASALAGYIASPSPYASTKLVGEIRSVPAPAAAPGAVEILPGFPREIRGELLFCDKDNLNTDGIFGKDFTYVDNMPPAVMGTKAMLNYDPKFQEIARDGDILVAGWNFGSGSSREQAATALKYRGLRMIVAGSYSQTYKRNAFNNGYVVIECPPLVTLLRARFAALKQPTVRTSLAARVDFSASRIEADGKTFPFSPLGDVAQRLVVAGGFESLLRQEIRERT, encoded by the coding sequence ATGGGGAAGAACTCGGCCGCTGGCCAGACGCTGCTCGAGAAGATCACGGAGGGCTACGCGGCCGGGTGGCCCGCCGATCGCCGGGTGAGAGCGAACGACTTCGTCACGATCCGCCCGAAGCACGTCATGACGCACGACAACACCGGGGCGGTCATCCCGAAGTTCGTGTCGATGTTCGACGGCCGGCCCCCGAAGGTCTTCGATCCGTCGCAGCCGGTCCTCGCGATCGATCACGACATCCAGAACACGACTCCCGAAAACCTCGGCAAGTACGCGAAGATCGAGGCGTTCGCGAGGGCGAACGGCCTCGCCTTCTTCCCGCCGGGGACGGGGATCGCGCACCAGATCATGGCGGAGGAGTGCTTCGCCCTCCCGGGCACCTTCGTCGTCGGCTCCGATTCGCATTCCAACCTGTACGGCGCTCTCGCGTGCGCGGGCACCCCCGTGGTCCGCACCGACGCCGCGGCGATCTGGGCGACGGGGAGGACGTGGTGGCAGGTCCCGGAGTCGGTGCGGGTGACGCTCACGGGCGCGCTCCAGCCCGGAGTCGTCGGCAAGGACGTCATCATCGCGCTGTGCGGCCTCTTCAAGGACGACGACGTCCTCAACGCCTCGGTGGAGTTCGCCGGCCCGGGCGTCGCCGGCCTGTCGATGGACCAGCGCATGACGATCGCGAACATGACGACCGAGTGGGGGGCTCTCCTCGGCATCTTCCCGTACGACGCCGTCACGCGGCGGTACCTGCTGTCGCGCGCGAGGCGCTTCGCCGAGCGCGGGGACGCCGCCCCGCGGATGACCCCCGCTCTCCTCGAGAGGATGGAGCCGGGATTCCCGGCCGCGGACGAGGATGCCTTCTACGCGCGCGAGGCGACGCTCGATCTCGGAAGCGTCGTCCCGCACGTCGCCGGCCCGAATGAGGTGAAGGTGATCACCCCCCTCCCGGAGATCGAGAGGCGGAAGGTCGCCGTGCAGAAGGCGTACCTCCTCTCGTGCGTGAACAGCCGCCTCGAGGACATCGCGGCGGCCGCGCGGGTCGTGAAGGGACGGAAGATCGCGCCGACCGTGAAGATGTACCTCGCCGCCGCGTCGGCGGACGTCGAGCGGCAGGCGCGAGCCCAGGGGTTCTGGGACGATCTCGTGACGGCCGGGGCCATCCCGCTGCCTTCGGGGTGCGGACCCTGCATCGGCCTCGGCACCGGCGTCCTCGAGCCCGGCGAAGTCGCCATCTCGGCGACGAACAGGAACTTCAAGGGGCGCATGGGCGCGCGCGACTCGCAGGCGTACCTCGCCAGCCCCGAGGTGGTCGCGGCCTCGGCGCTCGCGGGTTACATCGCCTCGCCGTCGCCGTACGCGAGCACGAAGCTCGTCGGGGAAATTCGCAGCGTGCCCGCGCCCGCGGCGGCGCCCGGCGCCGTCGAGATCCTTCCCGGATTTCCGCGCGAGATCCGCGGCGAGCTCCTCTTCTGCGACAAGGACAACCTCAACACCGACGGCATCTTCGGCAAGGACTTCACGTACGTGGACAACATGCCTCCGGCCGTCATGGGGACGAAGGCGATGCTCAACTACGACCCTAAGTTCCAGGAGATCGCGCGCGACGGCGACATCCTCGTGGCGGGGTGGAACTTCGGCTCGGGCTCTTCCCGCGAGCAGGCGGCGACGGCGCTCAAGTACCGGGGGCTTCGCATGATCGTCGCCGGGAGCTACTCGCAGACGTACAAGCGCAACGCCTTCAACAACGGGTACGTCGTGATCGAGTGCCCCCCGCTTGTCACCCTCCTCCGCGCGCGCTTCGCCGCGCTGAAGCAGCCCACCGTCCGCACCTCGCTCGCGGCGCGCGTGGACTTCTCGGCCTCCCGCATCGAGGCGGACGGGAAGACTTTTCCCTTCTCGCCGCTCGGCGACGTGGCGCAGCGCCTCGTCGTCGCCGGCGGTTTCGAATCGCTCCTTAGACAGGAGATTCGGGAGAGGACCTGA
- a CDS encoding CBS domain-containing protein — protein MTRTLDEILPRLLIRDLPLAEPIVVRVGTPVREVIAAMQRASRPCALICEGSRVAGIFTERDIVNRLNLAAVDGAARIETVMTPRPRTLTPDDRVLDAIRLMTREGYRHIPLVHSDGGDPGLLSARDVVVYIAEHFPTEVLNLPPRLHQTLHRMDGG, from the coding sequence GTGACCCGGACCCTCGACGAAATCCTTCCCCGACTCCTCATCCGCGACCTGCCGCTCGCCGAACCCATCGTCGTTCGAGTCGGAACGCCGGTGCGCGAGGTGATCGCGGCGATGCAGCGGGCGTCGCGGCCGTGCGCGCTGATCTGCGAGGGTTCGCGCGTCGCCGGGATCTTCACCGAGCGGGACATCGTGAACCGCCTGAATCTCGCCGCGGTCGACGGGGCGGCCCGCATCGAGACGGTCATGACGCCCCGGCCGAGAACGCTCACGCCGGACGATCGCGTCCTCGACGCGATCCGCCTCATGACCCGCGAGGGGTATCGGCACATCCCGCTGGTCCATTCCGACGGAGGCGACCCGGGGCTCCTGTCGGCCCGGGACGTCGTGGTCTACATCGCCGAGCACTTCCCGACCGAGGTGCTGAACCTCCCGCCGCGCCTCCACCAGACGCTTCACCGGATGGACGGAGGCTGA
- a CDS encoding GNAT family N-acetyltransferase translates to MAAFAFHPLTPDRLGDFEDLFGPRGACAGCWCMFWRLTRPAWVKGQGEGNRRAMRKIVRGGEAPGVLAYSGDRAVGWCAVAPRAALSALERSRILKPVDEQPVWSITCFFVAKPFRRKGLTVKLIEAAAAHAKKGGARIVEGYPVEPRKGAMPDVFAFIGLAAAFRKAGFTEVARRSEARPIMRRMMRKPAPRGSVRLA, encoded by the coding sequence ATGGCCGCGTTCGCGTTTCACCCGTTGACACCCGATCGCCTCGGAGATTTCGAGGATCTGTTCGGGCCGAGGGGGGCGTGCGCGGGATGCTGGTGCATGTTCTGGCGGCTCACCCGGCCCGCGTGGGTGAAGGGGCAGGGGGAGGGAAACCGCCGCGCGATGCGGAAGATCGTGAGGGGCGGCGAGGCCCCCGGCGTCCTCGCCTACTCGGGGGACCGGGCCGTCGGCTGGTGCGCCGTGGCGCCCCGGGCGGCGCTCTCCGCGCTCGAGCGATCGCGCATCCTGAAGCCGGTGGATGAGCAGCCGGTCTGGTCGATCACCTGTTTCTTCGTCGCGAAGCCCTTCCGCCGGAAGGGGCTCACCGTGAAGCTCATCGAGGCCGCGGCGGCGCACGCAAAGAAGGGGGGCGCGAGGATCGTCGAAGGATATCCGGTCGAGCCCCGGAAGGGGGCGATGCCGGACGTCTTCGCCTTCATCGGCCTCGCGGCCGCCTTCCGGAAGGCCGGATTCACCGAGGTCGCGCGCCGGAGCGAGGCGCGCCCCATCATGCGGCGGATGATGCGTAAGCCGGCGCCGCGCGGATCAGTGCGACTGGCGTGA
- a CDS encoding CBS domain-containing protein — MAVICPGCEFENVAGDELCAGCGQDLLDAGVPSPRGGMQGRILSDPLSALRPVAPIVVAPDASAAEALRLMKERRHGSVLVVEGGVLAGIFTERDVLLKLAGRDLDPATVKVGALMTAAPAALHEDDPLAYAIHLMAVRGVRHVPIVREGRPVGLVSIRGVLAYLTESAEAPAREPARS; from the coding sequence ATGGCCGTGATCTGTCCCGGGTGCGAGTTCGAGAACGTCGCAGGCGACGAGCTCTGCGCCGGTTGCGGCCAGGACCTCCTCGACGCCGGCGTGCCCAGCCCGCGCGGCGGGATGCAGGGCCGCATCCTCTCGGACCCCCTCAGCGCCCTGCGCCCGGTGGCGCCGATCGTCGTGGCGCCCGACGCCTCCGCCGCCGAGGCCCTGCGCCTGATGAAGGAGCGGCGCCACGGAAGCGTCCTCGTCGTCGAGGGTGGGGTGCTCGCCGGGATCTTCACCGAGCGCGACGTGCTCCTGAAGCTGGCGGGCCGGGATCTCGATCCGGCCACGGTCAAGGTCGGTGCGCTCATGACGGCGGCGCCCGCGGCGCTGCACGAGGACGACCCGCTCGCGTACGCGATCCATCTCATGGCCGTGCGCGGCGTCCGCCACGTTCCGATCGTTCGCGAAGGCCGCCCGGTGGGTCTCGTGTCGATTCGCGGCGTGCTGGCCTACCTCACGGAGTCGGCTGAGGCCCCGGCTCGGGAGCCAGCTCGATCCTGA